A genomic window from Gossypium hirsutum isolate 1008001.06 chromosome D10, Gossypium_hirsutum_v2.1, whole genome shotgun sequence includes:
- the LOC107914449 gene encoding factor of DNA methylation 1, giving the protein MQFGPMPIEFVFITIQLLPTLSWLIQGLPELLGIRTNIGLKRMKELDPKTFHDTCKSRFPPDEAEIQATTLYSSWQENLKNPDWHPIFRRN; this is encoded by the exons ATGCAg TTTGGACCAATGCCAATTGAATTTGTGTTCATCACTATTCAGTTATTGCCTACTTTATCTTGGCTAATTCAG gGTTTGCCAGAATTGTTGGGTATTCGCACTAATATTGGATTAAAGAGAATGAAAGAGCTTGATCCAAAGACTTTTCATGACACTTGTAAGTCGCGATTTCCTCCTGATGAAGCAGAAATTCAGGCCACTACTCTATACTCATCATGGCAGGAGAATCTGAAGAATCCAGATTGGCATCCAATTTTCAGGAGAAACTAA